The Sphingobacteriales bacterium nucleotide sequence ATGCACAATACCAATATATCATTCAAACAATTCAACAAAATCAGCTAAATCAAAAAATAGAAATAATATATGATGACGCTGATACTGTTTCTGAAAAAATCGCATTCTTAAAAAATATTATCGAACAAAACAGTACTTATCCAAATACTTCTATCGACTATGTAACTTATAATTTGAAATCATCAGATAATATAGCACAAAAATTGTATACTACTGATACAATTTCTAAAAGGAATATTGTTATACTTTCATCAAATGAATTGTACATAAAGAATGTTATTAATAAATTAGCTTCAATAAAGAATCCATTAGATATTTATGCAAATTCAAAAATTAAATTTTCAAAATCATTAATTACAGCAAAGAATTTTAAACACAATTTATATACAATCTACGCTTATAATACCAATACAGATACCAAGCTATTCAATCAAAAATATCAAGATAATTTTGTTAAAGAACCAACAGAGTTATCCTATTTAGGCTACGATTTATTACAGTTTTTATTGATGAGAATTGAAAATAATAAGAGTTTCTTAGAAAAAGATGATTTATCGTATTCAACTTATCTACAATCAGACTTTAATTTTATACCAAGTATAAGTAATTCAAAATCAATAGATTATTATGATAATTTAAGTCTTAAGCTATATAAATGGAATAGTGGCGCTTTTATTAAAAACGAATAGTAACCATTTTTAGTGCATTTTTAATATATTCCGAAAATCTTTATCTTTTTGTTAATAAAATAATAGTGTTATTTTATACGAAAATGCTATATTTGCACCTCGTTTAAAAAAATATCATGAGCAAAGGTACTAGAATTTTTATTGTTGCATTTACTGCACTTATTGTTTTATTATGTGTTTATTACCTATCATTTACCTTCAAAGTAAATTCTATAGAGAAAAATGCAATGAAAATTGCAGAAGAGAAAGTAAAAATGGATGATCCTAAATTAAGATATCCAAATAATGAATTAATGCAGTTTTTATATCAAGATACGATAAGACAAGAGCGTATAAACTATAAAAACAGATATTTAGATTCAATTCAAAATGAAAAAGTATACTTAGGTAGCACTTACAAACAAGCAAAAGAACAACAATTAAATCTTGGTTTGGATTTGCAAGGTGGAATGATTGTTGTACTTCAAGTTTCATTCAAAGAGTTATTTACTTCAATGTCTGATGATAACAGAGATCCAAACTTTGTAAAAGCATTAGAACAAGCAGAAACAAAAATGCAATCTAGTCAAGATGACTATATTAGTTTGTTTATTAAAGAATACAAACAACTAAGTCCAAGTTCTAAATTAGCACCACTTTTTGCAACCAGACAATATGCTGATAGAATAAAACACACATCATCAGATGGTGATGTAGAAAAAGTAATTAGAGAAGAAGCATCTTCTGCAATACAAAGAACTTATAGTATCATTACATCAAGAATTGACCAATTTGGTACTAAACAACCTACAGTAAGTTTAGATCCAAATAAAGCACGTATAACAGTGGAAATTGCAGGTGTTGATAATCCAGCTCGTGTAAGAAAATTATTACAAGCAACAGCTAACCTAGAATTTTGGGAAACATACAAAGCAAACCAAATCGGAAACTCATTAAATAAAGCAAATGATGTTTTAAAAGTAGTTTTAGGTAATCAAAAATCTTCTACAAAAGATACAACTAAAAATCTATTAGATAATATATTAGAATCAGGTTCAACAACAGAACAACAAAGCACTGATACAACAAAAGATATATTAGGAAATGTAGGTAAGAAAAATAATGCAAGTACAGATACTTCACAAGCTGCAAGAATTGAAGAATACAAACAAGACAATCCATTGTTTAGTATTTTATTTCCGTCTGTAGACCAAAATAATAGATACAATGAAAGTCCAATGATAGGCTATGCAAGAGCATTAGATACTGCATTGTTAAATCAATATTTAAGTTATCCAGAAGTATTAGATGCATTTCCAAAAGACATCGCATTCATGTATAGCTTAAAGCCACTTGGTGATCAAGATGATCCAAAAAATAAAGTGAAAGTATTTGGTTTATATGCAATCAAAAAAGGTTCAACAGATGGTGATGCACCATTAGATGGAAGTGCAGTTACTGACTCTAGAAAAGACATTGACCAATCTGGACAAGTAGTTGTAAACATGCAAATGAATGGCGAAGGCGCAAGAACTTGGAGTGATTTAACTAAAAAGAATATTGGGAATCATATTGCAATTGCTGTAGATAATCAAGTAGTTTCGGCACCAATTGTAAATACACAAATTGATGGTGGAAATTCAGTAATTCAAGGTGGATTTACACAAGAAGAAGCACAAGATTTATCAAACATGCTAAAAATTGGTAAGTTACCAGCATCAGCAAAAATAATTGAGGAAGAATTAGTTGGACCATCATTAGGTGAACAATCTATCAGAGCAGGATTAATAGCATTAGGAGCAAGTATCTTATTAATATTTATTTTTATGATGGTTTTCTATTCATCAGGTGGTTTAATTGCCAGCTTAATGATGATATTAAACTTATTCTTAATCATAGGTTTAATGGCTGGTCTACCTTTCGGATTTACATTAACACTTCCAGGTATTGCTGGTTTAGTACTTACTTTAGGTATGGCAGTAGATGCTAACGTAATTATCTATGAGCGAATAAAAGAAGAAATAAGATCAGGAAAATCCTTGATTGCATCGATGAAAGATGGTTTTCAACATTCACTTGCAGCAATCATAGATGGTAATATTACAACATTAATTACAGGATTAATTTTAGGTGCAATAGGTATGGGACCAATCACTGGATTTGCTGTTACATTATGTATTGGTATTTTAACTACATTATTTACAGCAGTATTGCTAACAAAATTATTTGTAGATTTTCAAGCTGATAGAGGTAAAACATACAACTATGTTACATCGTATACAAAAAACTTTTTACAAGGATATAATTTTGATTTTATAGGTAAAAGAAAATTTGCATATATTTTATCAACTACTATCATCGTTTTAGGTATTGTATCTATGGTTACTAAAGGCTTTGATTTAGGTATTGATTTTGAAGGTGGTCGTGAGTATAGAGTGCGTTTCGAACAACCAGTCAATACGACAGATATTAGAAATGAATTAGATAAAGTACTAGGAAATGGTACAGTTGTAAAGCAATTTGGAGCAGCAAATCAAGTAAAAATTACAACAAAATATTTAATTAAAAAGAATAACAAAGAAGCAGATGAAAAAGCAGAAAAAGCTGTATATAATGGATTGTCTAAGTTTATTGGAAATACAACTTATGAGAATTTTAAAACAGCTAATGTATTGAGTTCTACAAAAGTAGATCCATCAATATCTGTAGATTTTAGAAATAGCTCTATTAAAGCTACAATATTGTCATTGTTAGCAATATTTGTATATATATTTATAAGATTTAGAAAGTATGGATATTCAGTAGGTGCAGTAGTTGCAACCTTACATGATGCTATCATTGTAATATGTATATTCTCGATATTCCATGGAATATTACCTTTCCCATTAGAAATTGACCAAACATTTATTGCAGCAATTTTAACGATAATAGGTTATTCAATAAACGATACAGTAATCATCTTTGACAGATTGAGAGAGTATTTAAAAGAAAATCCTAAGGCAGATATGAAAGATACCATGAATGCAGCTATCAATAGTACATTGTCAAGAACATTTAATACTGCATTTACAGTGTTTATTGTGGTATTTATCTTATTCTTGTTTGGTGGTTCAGTATTGAAAGGATTTTCATTCGCAATGTTATTAGGCGTAATTATTGGTATCTACTCATCAGTATTTATTGCTTCACCAATTATGTATGATATAGATAAAGGGAAAAGTTTAGGACATAATACAACAAGTGTTGCATCAGCAACTAATACAAAGAAAAAGAATAGCAAGTAAATAACTTTTACTCAATATTAATAAGGCAAATCTATTTAGATTTGCCTTATTACGTTAATGATAAAGTTGTCTTATTTCTTTATTTGAAATTTTATTTTACTTGGATCTATTATAAGTGAATCCATTCCAGAAACACGTAATGGTTTGTCAAATTTAGCTGTTGTATTTAAGTTAGTATTAAAGCTCGTTTCAATATTCTCATTAAGCGTTTGTACCTCAGCAGTAAATGGTT carries:
- the secDF gene encoding protein translocase subunit SecDF; this translates as MSKGTRIFIVAFTALIVLLCVYYLSFTFKVNSIEKNAMKIAEEKVKMDDPKLRYPNNELMQFLYQDTIRQERINYKNRYLDSIQNEKVYLGSTYKQAKEQQLNLGLDLQGGMIVVLQVSFKELFTSMSDDNRDPNFVKALEQAETKMQSSQDDYISLFIKEYKQLSPSSKLAPLFATRQYADRIKHTSSDGDVEKVIREEASSAIQRTYSIITSRIDQFGTKQPTVSLDPNKARITVEIAGVDNPARVRKLLQATANLEFWETYKANQIGNSLNKANDVLKVVLGNQKSSTKDTTKNLLDNILESGSTTEQQSTDTTKDILGNVGKKNNASTDTSQAARIEEYKQDNPLFSILFPSVDQNNRYNESPMIGYARALDTALLNQYLSYPEVLDAFPKDIAFMYSLKPLGDQDDPKNKVKVFGLYAIKKGSTDGDAPLDGSAVTDSRKDIDQSGQVVVNMQMNGEGARTWSDLTKKNIGNHIAIAVDNQVVSAPIVNTQIDGGNSVIQGGFTQEEAQDLSNMLKIGKLPASAKIIEEELVGPSLGEQSIRAGLIALGASILLIFIFMMVFYSSGGLIASLMMILNLFLIIGLMAGLPFGFTLTLPGIAGLVLTLGMAVDANVIIYERIKEEIRSGKSLIASMKDGFQHSLAAIIDGNITTLITGLILGAIGMGPITGFAVTLCIGILTTLFTAVLLTKLFVDFQADRGKTYNYVTSYTKNFLQGYNFDFIGKRKFAYILSTTIIVLGIVSMVTKGFDLGIDFEGGREYRVRFEQPVNTTDIRNELDKVLGNGTVVKQFGAANQVKITTKYLIKKNNKEADEKAEKAVYNGLSKFIGNTTYENFKTANVLSSTKVDPSISVDFRNSSIKATILSLLAIFVYIFIRFRKYGYSVGAVVATLHDAIIVICIFSIFHGILPFPLEIDQTFIAAILTIIGYSINDTVIIFDRLREYLKENPKADMKDTMNAAINSTLSRTFNTAFTVFIVVFILFLFGGSVLKGFSFAMLLGVIIGIYSSVFIASPIMYDIDKGKSLGHNTTSVASATNTKKKNSK